From Medicago truncatula cultivar Jemalong A17 chromosome 7, MtrunA17r5.0-ANR, whole genome shotgun sequence, a single genomic window includes:
- the LOC11429781 gene encoding transcription factor bHLH96 produces MCLPEENRERERSMALEPTLLYPQDPFTYGFNKDHYNYNLLTDSEANFDYTNFNLQNEEQGFVSTFLKNQQTENYPYENWSNNCPSLDSSISTRSRSKKRRVKTSKNKEEIENQRMTHIAVERNRRKQMNEYLSVLRSLMPESYVQRGDQASIIGGAINFVKKLEQKLQFLGVQKQKEGKFDTIVENKNKPFSEFFTFPQYSTSDGVCESSETKMGGEVQSRNIADIEVTMVESHANLKIRTKKRPKQLLKMVSSLHGLCLTILHLNVTTADEFVFYSLSVKVEDDCKLGSVDEIAAAIYQILESIQQESSINILN; encoded by the exons ATGTGTTTACCAGAGgaaaatagagaaagagagagatccATGGCGCTAGAACCAACTCTACTATATCCACAAGACCCTTTCACCTATGGATTCAACAAAGACCACTACAATTACAACCTTTTAACAGATTCTGAAGCAAACTTTGACTACACCAATTTCAACCTTCAAAATGAAGAACAAGGTTTTGTTTCTACTTTTCTCAAGAACCAACAAACAGAGAATTATCCTTATGAAAATTGGAGTAACAATTGTCCATCTTTAGATAGTTCAATTTCAACTCGTTCTCGTTCCAAGAAACGCAGAGTCAAAACAAGTAAGAATAAGGAAGAAATTGAGAATCAGAGAATGACTCACATTGCTGTAGAACGCAACAGGAGAAAGCAAATGAATGAGTATCTCTCTGTTCTTAGATCTCTCATGCCTGAATCCTACGTCCAAAGG GGTGATCAAGCATCAATTATTGGGGGTGCTATTAACTTTGTTAAGAAGCTTGAGCAGAAGCTACAATTTCTTGGTGTACAAAAACAAAAGGAGGGTAAATTTGATACtattgttgaaaataaaaacaagcccttttctgaattttttaccTTTCCACAATACTCAACAAGTGACGGTGTGTGTGAGAGTTCTGAGACAAAAATGGGTGGTGAGGTTCAATCTCGCAATATTGCTGATATTGAAGTTACAATGGTTGAAAGCCATGCAAATCTCAAAATAAGAACAAAGAAAAGACCAAAACAGCTCTTGAAGATGGTTTCTAGTTTGCATGGATTGTGTCTCACAATCTTGCACCTTAATGTCACTACAGCTGATGAATTTGTCTTCTATTCTCTCAGCGTTAAG GTTGAAGATGATTGCAAGCTTGGATCAGTGGATGAGATAGCTGCAGCTATATACCAAATATTGGAAAGTATTCAACAAGAGTCATCAATCAATATATTGAATTAA
- the LOC11420850 gene encoding GDSL esterase/lipase At1g54790 isoform X2 produces the protein MATNKCIICIITTIFLLPCAKSIHLDFPAVFNFGDSNSDTGTLVTAGFESLYPPNGHTYFHLPSGRYSDGRLIIDFLMDALDLPFLNAYLDSLGLPNFRKGCNFAAAGSTILPATASSICPFSFGIQVSQFLKFKARALELLSGKGRKFDKYVPSEDIFEKGLYMFDIGQNDLAGAFYSKTLDQVLASIPTILLEFESGIKRLYDEGARYFWIHNTGPLGCLAQNVAKFGTDPSKLDELGCVSGHNQAVKTFNLQLHALCSKLQGQYPDSNVTYVDIFTIKSNLIANYSRYGFEQPIMACCGYGGPPLNYDSRVTCGNTKTFNGTTITAKGCNDSSEYINWDGIHYTETANQYVASQILTGKYSDPPFSDRMPFLLKLKF, from the exons ATGGCCACCAACAAATGCATAATTTGCATAATCACTACCATATTCTTATTACCTTGTGCCAAATCCATCCATTTAGATTTTCCAGCAGTTTTCAACTTTGGTGATTCAAATTCTGATACCGGCACCCTTGTTACCGCTGGTTTTGAAAGCCTTTACCCACCAAATGGACACACTTACTTTCATCTACCATCAGGGAGATACTCTGATGGCCGGCTCATCATTGATTTTCTTA TGGATGCATTGGATTTACCATTCTTAAATGCATATTTGGATTCATTGGGTTTGCCAAATTTTAGGAAAGGTTGTAACTTCGCAGCAGCTGGTTCAACTATCCTTCCAGCCACTGCATCATCCATCTGCCCTTTCTCCTTTGGGATTCAGGTGTCTCAGTTCCTCAAGTTCAAAGCTCGCGCTCTTGAATTGCTTTCAGGAAAAG GTAGAAAATTCGATAAGTATGTCCCGAGCGaagatatttttgagaaagGATTATACATGTTTGACATTGGCCAGAATGATCTTGCTGGTGcattttattcaaaaacatTGGACCAAGTACTAGCCTCCATTCCAACAATTCTTTTAGAATTTGAATCTGGAATTAAG AGACTATATGATGAGGGGGCTAGATATTTCTGGATACACAATACAGGTCCTCTTGGATGCTTAGCTCAGAATGTTGCCAAATTTGGAACTGATCCATCAAAGCTTGATGAACTAGGATGTGTTAGTGGGCATAACCAAGCTGTTAAAACCTTTAACCTACAACTTCATGCTCTGTGTAGTAAATTGCAGGGTCAATATCCAGATTCAAATGTCACATATGTTGATATCTTCACCATAAAATCAAACCTCATTGCAAACTATTCAAGATACG GGTTTGAACAACCTATTATGGCATGTTGTGGATATGGAGGTCCACCATTGAACTATGACAGTAGAGTCACTTGTGGGAACACAAAGACCTTCAATGGAACCACAATTACAGCAAAAGGTTGTAATGATAGTTCTGAGTATATCAACTGGGACGGAATTCATTACACTGAGACTGCAAATCAATATGTTGCATCACAGATTCTCACTGGAAAATACTCTGACCCTCCTTTCTCAGACAGAATGCCATTCCTTCTCAAGCTCAAGTTctaa
- the LOC11423166 gene encoding glutathione synthetase, chloroplastic, protein MVAGSGCLVWFPHSCTNIFPSSFVSSTSQHHRSVLSLFFPKNRNMSQQQLNLSSTTTNIEVEVVDNSPPMTLPSFNDYHQIDDKVLENIVYDALVFATLNGLLVGDKSVERSGRVPGVGLVHLPFSLLPPPLPETHWKQACDLSPLFNELVDRVSLDGKFLQQSLSKTKKADEFTSRLLDIHAKMLEMNKKEEIRMGLFRSDYMLDEKTKSLLQIEMNTISTSFSGVGVVMTELHRNILSHYGKLLGLDSERVPVNTADSRYAEALAKAWKEYNNPRAVIIVVVQGEERNMYDQHFVSAILREKHHITTIRKTLAEINQEGEILPDGTLSVDGQAVAIVYFRAGYTPVDYPSESEWRARLLIEQSSAIKCPNISYHLVGTKKIQQELARPNVLERFFENKEDIAKLRKCFAGLWSLEDSDIVNEAIAKPELFVMKPQREGGGNNIYGDDLRETLKRLQKPGSQEDAAYILMQRIFPANTASILMRNGFLHKDHVISEFGIFSTYLRNKDKVIVNNESGYMVRTKPSLSDEGGVLPGFGVIDSVYLT, encoded by the exons ATGGTTGCTGGATCTGGGTGCTTGGTTTGGTTTCCTCACTCGTGCACTAACATTTTTCCTTCATCTTTCGTCTCGTCTACTTCCCAACACCATAGATCAGTACTGTCacttttctttcctaaaaataGAAACATGTCTCAACAACAGCTGAACCTGAGTTCTACTACCACAAACATAGAAGTAGAAGTGGTTGATAATTCTCCTCCCATGACGCTTCCCAGCTTTAATGATTATCATCAAATAGATGACAAAGTTCTTGAAAACATTGTTTATGATGCTCTTGTCTTTGCCACTCTCAATGGTCTTCTTGTTGGGGATAAATCTGTTGAG AGATCAGGAAGAGTTCCTGGTGTAGGGTTGGTGCATCTTCCATTTTCCTTACTTCCTCCCCCTCTTCCTGAAACTCATTGGAAACAAGCTTGTGATTTGTCACCTTTATTCAATGAACTTGTTGATCGTGTTAGCTTGGATGGAAAATTTCTCCAACAATCCCTCTCCAA AACTAAGAAAGCAGATGAATTTACCTCTAGACTTTTAGATATTCATGCCAAAATGCttgaaatgaacaaaaaagaG GAAATACGGATGGGATTATTTCGTTCAGATTACATGCTTGATGAAAAGACTAAGTCACTTTTGCAAATTGAGATGAACACTATTTCCACTTCATTTTCTGGTGTTGGTGTTGTTATGACTGAACTTCACAG GAACATACTTTCTCACTATGGAAAATTGCTTGGACTAGATTCCGAAAGGGTTCCTGTCAATACTGCCGACAGTCGGTATGCGGAGGCATTAGCTAAAGCTTGGAAGGAGTATAATAACCCTAG GGCTGTGATTATCGTTGTGGTTCAGGGTGAAGAACGAAACATGTATGACCAGCATTTTGTGTCTGCAATTCTAAGAGAAAA GCATCATATTACAACCATACGGAAAACATTGGCAGAAATTAATCAAGAAGGAGAAATTCTGCCAGATGGAACACTTTCTGT GGATGGACAAGCAGTCGCAATCGTTTACTTCCGAGCTGGCTATACACCAGTTGACTATCCTTCGGAATCA GAATGGAGAGCTAGGCTACTCATAGAACAATCTTCTGCTATCAAATGCCCTAACATATCTTATCATTTGGTTGGCACAAAAAAGATTCAACAGGAACTGGCAAGGCCCAATGTTCTTGAAAG GTTCTTTGAAAACAAAGAGGATATTGCAAAACTGCGTAAATGCTTTGCAGGGTTGTGGAGTTTGGAGGATTCAGATATTGTTAATGAAGCGATTGCGAAGCCAGAGTTATTTGTGATGAAACCCCAAAGAGAAGGAGGAG GAAACAATATTTATGGCGATGATCTTAGGGAGACCCTTAAAAGATTACAGAAACCAGGTTCTCAAGAAGATGCCGCTTACATACTTATGCAGAGGATATTTCCAGCTAACACGGCGTCAATTTTGATGCGTAATGGCTTCTTGCATAAAGATCATGTCATTTCAGAATTTGGGATATTCAGTACTTATTTAAG GAATAAGGATAAGGTTATTGTGAATAATGAAAGTGGCTATATGGTACGTACAAAACCATCATTATCTGATGAAGGTGGGGTTTTGCCTGGTTTTGGAGTAATAGATAGTGTATACCTCACATGA
- the LOC11429782 gene encoding protein-lysine N-methyltransferase EEF2KMT, which produces MATDPSLTCCRYLLSAILAMEPSYCLISHAKACGEGSITEQVQQFILDHCLSTPSDFYAPYLKNFLKKLITQVESDHGSVLDKFYQLYAQYITSFKDDSLDKRDSRICKRISFLFPDGCSELQTCSHSSVLNFPLQCSINMLEGDTGCSIWPSSLFLSELILSHPELFSNKVCFEIGSGVGLVGLCLAHVKASKVILSDGDLSTLANMKFNLELNNLNVETGTAQRNEDTSAVKCMYLPWESASESQLQDIIPDVILGADVIYDPVCLPHLVRVITILLNQRNMDSSSKGLSPKCELENGEHYYKGAIDGSEGRYKSVNNDGCNGQPKEAPVAYIACVIRNIETFNYFLTLGDQANLHIEDLTELLKPMVLLPYMQSYNQADIKLLCITCSRKIVLQ; this is translated from the exons ATGGCGACGGATCCTTCTCTTACCTGTTGCCGGTATCTTCTCTCTGCTATTCTAGCTATGGAACCTTCCTACTGCTTAATCTCACATGCCAA GGCGTGCGGCGAAGGCTCAATTACGGAACAAGTTCAACAATTCATCTTAGACCATTGTCTTTCCACACCT AGTGATTTTTATGCACCTTACTTGAAGAATTTTCTTAAGAAGCTTATCACTCAAGTTGAGTCCGATCATGGCTCCGTCTTGGACAAATTTTACCAACTCTATGCTCAGTACATTACATCATTTAAG GATGATAGTTTAGACAAAAGAGATTCAAGAATCTGCAAAagaatttcatttctttttcctGATG GTTGCTCTGAACTACAAACATGTTCGCACTCAAGTGTTCTGAATTTTCCATTACAGTGCTCTATAAACATGCTTGAAGGTGATACTGG ATGCTCAATATGGCCATCAAGTCTGTTTTTGTCCGAGTTAATACTTTCTCATCCAgaattattttctaataaagTGTGCTTTGAG ATTGGCTCTGGAGTTGGCTTAGTTGGATTGTGTCTAGCTCATGTGAAAGCTTCTAAG GTGATACTAAGTGATGGTGATCTTTCAACTTTAGCTAACATGAAGTTTAATTTGGAGTTGAACAACCTGAATGTTGAAACTGGCACGGCACAAAGAAATGAAGATACAAGcgcg GTAAAATGCATGTATCTGCCATGGGAATCTGCATCGGAAAGCCAACTACAAGATATCATACCCGATGTTAT tTTGGGTGCAGATGTGATATATGATCCAGTTTGCCTGCCACATCTTGTTCGTGTAATTACGATTCTTTTGAACCAGAGGAATATGGATTCAAGTAGCAAAGGCCTCTCTCCAAAATGTGAACTTGAAAATGGTGAACATTATTATAAAGGCGCTATTGATGGATCTGAGGGTAGATACAAATCAGTTAACAATGATGGTTGTAATGGCCAGCCAAAGGAAGCACCGGTGGCTTATATTGCATGTGTTATTCGGAATATTGAAACTTTCAACTATTTTCTTACTCTTGGGGACCAGGCTAACCTTCATATTGAGGACCTAACTGAATTACTGAAGCCAATGGTTCTCCTCCCTTACATGCAGTCATACAATCAAGCTGATATAAAACTATTGTGCATCACTTGCAGTCGTAAAATCGTACTACAATAA
- the LOC11420850 gene encoding GDSL esterase/lipase At1g54790 isoform X1: MAGGSKNNNVLIIVHIVLFCTCLAVANSVEFNFPAVFNLGDSNSDTGELTVGLGFQLVPPYGQNYFKTPNGRACDGRLIVDFLMDALDLPFLNAYLDSLGLPNFRKGCNFAAAGSTILPATASSICPFSFGIQVSQFLKFKARALELLSGKGRKFDKYVPSEDIFEKGLYMFDIGQNDLAGAFYSKTLDQVLASIPTILLEFESGIKRLYDEGARYFWIHNTGPLGCLAQNVAKFGTDPSKLDELGCVSGHNQAVKTFNLQLHALCSKLQGQYPDSNVTYVDIFTIKSNLIANYSRYGFEQPIMACCGYGGPPLNYDSRVTCGNTKTFNGTTITAKGCNDSSEYINWDGIHYTETANQYVASQILTGKYSDPPFSDRMPFLLKLKF, translated from the exons ATGGCGGGTGGTTCCAAGAATAATAATGTACTTATTATTGTTCATATTGTGTTATTTTGCACATGTTTGGCAGTGGCAAATTCAGTTGAGTTCAATTTTCCAGCAGTTTTCAACTTAGGTGATTCAAATTCGGACACAGGTGAACTTACAGTTGGGTTGGGCTTTCAGCTTGTCCCACCTTATGGACAGAACTACTTCAAAACTCCAAACGGAAGGGCATGTGATGGCCGTCTCATCGTTGACTTCCtaa TGGATGCATTGGATTTACCATTCTTAAATGCATATTTGGATTCATTGGGTTTGCCAAATTTTAGGAAAGGTTGTAACTTCGCAGCAGCTGGTTCAACTATCCTTCCAGCCACTGCATCATCCATCTGCCCTTTCTCCTTTGGGATTCAGGTGTCTCAGTTCCTCAAGTTCAAAGCTCGCGCTCTTGAATTGCTTTCAGGAAAAG GTAGAAAATTCGATAAGTATGTCCCGAGCGaagatatttttgagaaagGATTATACATGTTTGACATTGGCCAGAATGATCTTGCTGGTGcattttattcaaaaacatTGGACCAAGTACTAGCCTCCATTCCAACAATTCTTTTAGAATTTGAATCTGGAATTAAG AGACTATATGATGAGGGGGCTAGATATTTCTGGATACACAATACAGGTCCTCTTGGATGCTTAGCTCAGAATGTTGCCAAATTTGGAACTGATCCATCAAAGCTTGATGAACTAGGATGTGTTAGTGGGCATAACCAAGCTGTTAAAACCTTTAACCTACAACTTCATGCTCTGTGTAGTAAATTGCAGGGTCAATATCCAGATTCAAATGTCACATATGTTGATATCTTCACCATAAAATCAAACCTCATTGCAAACTATTCAAGATACG GGTTTGAACAACCTATTATGGCATGTTGTGGATATGGAGGTCCACCATTGAACTATGACAGTAGAGTCACTTGTGGGAACACAAAGACCTTCAATGGAACCACAATTACAGCAAAAGGTTGTAATGATAGTTCTGAGTATATCAACTGGGACGGAATTCATTACACTGAGACTGCAAATCAATATGTTGCATCACAGATTCTCACTGGAAAATACTCTGACCCTCCTTTCTCAGACAGAATGCCATTCCTTCTCAAGCTCAAGTTctaa